The Helianthus annuus cultivar XRQ/B chromosome 16, HanXRQr2.0-SUNRISE, whole genome shotgun sequence genome includes a window with the following:
- the LOC110915514 gene encoding clathrin light chain 1 gives MSFEDPYTVDASSDPFGFADPDPSLPISNGNGSHPYDIGDDTEGIFTSDGPLLPPPTEMKRDEGFALREWRRLNAIRLAEKENKEKELRTHIMEEGEMYKRAFHEKRLQNTETNKLTNREGEKLYVAKQEKFHKEADKQYWKAIAELVPREVANIEKRGKKDKDKKPSIEVIQGPKPGKPTDLSRLQQILVKLKQTPPAHMVPPPPPPAKASKDTKDAATPTPTPAETVSAKDDATSGTAVAQPVIAVAAT, from the exons ATGTCATTCGAAGATCCATACACCGTAGACGCATCATCAGATCCGTTCGGATTCGCTGATCCCGATCCCTCTCTTCCGATCTCCAACGGTAATGGCAGTCACCCCTACGATATCGGAGACGATACTGAAGGAATCTTCACCTCCGACGGTCCACTGCTTCCGCCTCCGACTGAAATGAAACGCGATGAAGGTTTCGCTCTTCGTGAATGGCGCCG ACTAAACGCAATTCGCTTGGCGGAGAAGGAAAACAAGGAGAAAGAATTACGAACTCATATTATGGAAGAAGGCGAAATGTACAAACGAGCTTTCCATGAGAAAAGACTTCAGAACACCGAGACTAACAAGCTTACCAATAGAGAAGGAGAAAAG TTATATGTAGCAAAGCAAGAGAAGTTTCACAAAGAAGCCGATAAACAGTACTGGAAAGCAATAGCGGAGCTCGTTCCTCGTGAGGTCGCGAACATCGAGAAACGAGGCAAGAAGGATAAAGACAAGAAACCGTCGATCGAAGTCATTCAGGGACCCAAACCCGGAAAACCAACTGATCTCTCGAGGCTGCAACAGATTCTGGTGAAGCTGAAGCAAACACCGCCAGCACACATGGTccctccaccgccaccacccgCCAAGGCTTCTAAAGATACAAAGGATGCAGCAACACCAACACCAACGCCTGCCGAAACTGTATCTGCTAAAGATGATGCCACCAGTGGAACCGCGGTTGCCCAACCTGTCATCGCCGTCGCCGCCACTTGA